The Candidatus Microthrix subdominans genome includes a region encoding these proteins:
- the hisA gene encoding phosphoribosylformimino-5-aminoimidazole carboxamide ribotide isomerase has protein sequence MTRFRPCIDLAGGAVVQLVGGTYSDDGSSTVTNHRSERPAAYFAERYRADGLTGGHVIKLGPENDASARRALAAYPGGLQLGGGVNVTNAAMWLEAGASAVIVTSSLFDDRGRFHPQALARLSSEVGAESLVVDLSARRIPVDEADTDGSDGAGNTRWVVAMDRWQRLTNLEITPSALDDVAEHASELLVHAADVEGRQEGIDAELVELLGRWGGRPVTYAGGARSIEDLDLVAERSDGRVDLTIGSALDLFGGTGASYEECVDWNREQAAAVGPPSP, from the coding sequence ATGACCCGCTTTCGGCCCTGCATCGATCTCGCCGGGGGAGCGGTCGTCCAGCTCGTCGGCGGCACCTACTCCGATGACGGGTCGTCGACGGTCACCAACCACCGCAGCGAGCGCCCCGCCGCCTATTTCGCCGAGCGCTATCGCGCCGATGGGCTGACCGGCGGGCACGTTATCAAGCTGGGCCCCGAGAACGACGCGTCAGCACGCCGGGCGCTGGCCGCCTATCCCGGGGGCCTGCAACTGGGCGGCGGGGTCAACGTCACCAACGCCGCCATGTGGTTGGAGGCCGGAGCCTCCGCGGTGATCGTCACCTCGTCGCTCTTCGACGACCGGGGCCGGTTCCACCCCCAGGCGCTCGCCCGCCTCTCCTCCGAGGTGGGGGCCGAGTCGCTCGTCGTCGACCTGTCCGCCCGGCGCATCCCCGTCGACGAAGCCGACACCGACGGCTCGGATGGTGCCGGTAACACCCGGTGGGTGGTGGCGATGGACCGCTGGCAGCGCCTGACCAACCTGGAGATCACCCCGTCAGCGCTCGACGACGTGGCCGAGCACGCCTCCGAGCTGCTGGTGCACGCCGCCGACGTCGAAGGTCGCCAGGAGGGCATCGACGCCGAGCTGGTCGAACTGCTCGGCCGGTGGGGCGGACGACCGGTGACCTATGCCGGTGGGGCCCGGTCGATCGAGGACCTCGATCTGGTCGCCGAACGTTCCGACGGCCGCGTCGACCTGACGATCGGGTCGGCCCTCGACCTGTTTGGAGGCACCGGCGCCAGCTACGAGGAGTGCGTCGACTGGAACCGTGAGCAGGCCGCAGCGGTGGGCCCGCCCTCGCCGTGA